A genomic region of Paenibacillus sp. PL2-23 contains the following coding sequences:
- a CDS encoding glycosyltransferase family 2 protein, translated as MVFFFWLIACMLAAQLLFVLWNLSQLPKLGRWNTSTGSAKLSVLIPARNEEERIGACLQSVSEEPLDDMEVLVLDDRSTDGTAELVRRAAEADSRMKLVQGQELPPGWTGKSYACHQLAEAASGDWLLFLDADARLAPGAVASAMAGAARQGKGMITGFPLQRTATWLEKLVVPMMMFTIACHLPIRLVRHSRDARFAAAHGAFVLVHRDSYRKAGGHAANRGHLVDDVQLAKAMKEAGEPLTLADVRGLVSMRMYGNAREVWNGYKKNMFAGLGRSRALLLTVVAAYSAMYLVPPAAALAGGLSLLAGGTDIGVWLLPAIVCWLLGMAVKAVVDVKNGQPIWLSALLPASIAALCAIAIASWWSAGRQGGYEWKGRTYS; from the coding sequence ATGGTTTTCTTTTTTTGGCTCATAGCCTGTATGCTAGCTGCCCAGCTGCTGTTCGTGCTCTGGAATTTGTCTCAGCTGCCCAAGCTTGGACGATGGAATACGTCTACGGGCTCAGCGAAGCTGTCGGTGCTGATACCAGCCAGGAACGAAGAGGAGCGAATTGGTGCCTGCCTGCAGTCGGTGTCGGAGGAGCCGCTGGACGACATGGAGGTACTGGTGCTGGATGACCGCTCCACCGATGGCACGGCAGAGCTTGTGAGGCGGGCAGCGGAGGCCGATTCCCGCATGAAGCTGGTGCAGGGCCAAGAGCTGCCCCCTGGCTGGACGGGGAAATCCTATGCCTGCCATCAGCTGGCGGAGGCGGCCTCAGGAGATTGGCTGCTGTTCCTGGATGCAGACGCGCGCCTGGCGCCTGGCGCAGTGGCTTCTGCCATGGCGGGTGCGGCTCGACAGGGCAAAGGGATGATTACCGGCTTCCCGCTGCAGCGTACGGCGACTTGGCTGGAGAAGCTTGTTGTGCCTATGATGATGTTCACCATCGCCTGCCATCTTCCCATTCGGCTTGTCCGCCATTCGCGAGATGCCAGGTTTGCCGCCGCGCACGGCGCGTTTGTGCTGGTGCATCGCGACAGCTACCGCAAGGCGGGTGGACATGCCGCCAATCGGGGCCATCTGGTGGATGACGTGCAGCTGGCCAAAGCGATGAAGGAGGCGGGCGAGCCGCTGACGCTAGCCGATGTCAGAGGACTGGTGTCGATGCGGATGTACGGCAACGCCCGTGAGGTATGGAACGGCTACAAAAAAAATATGTTTGCGGGACTGGGGCGCAGCCGAGCCCTGCTCTTAACCGTCGTTGCTGCTTATTCCGCTATGTATCTTGTCCCTCCGGCCGCCGCGCTCGCGGGCGGCTTATCCCTGCTTGCCGGGGGAACGGACATAGGGGTCTGGCTGCTGCCGGCGATCGTCTGCTGGCTGCTTGGCATGGCTGTCAAAGCCGTGGTGGATGTGAAGAACGGGCAGCCCATATGGCTGTCGGCGCTGCTTCCGGCAAGCATAGCGGCTTTATGCGCAATTGCTATCGCCTCTTGGTGGTCGGCGGGCCGACAAGGCGGATACGAATGGAAGGGGAGGACCTATTCCTAA
- a CDS encoding glycosyltransferase, producing the protein MILQSAIVLMGLLCGVLLMRGFVRLGAGGRGSPEELDTGAARVTVIIPARDEEGNIPRLLESLRQQSRPPDEVIVVDDGSSDRTAELAAGMGATVLQPEEPPAGWAGKSWACWSGAKAARGDYFIFLDADTALGEDGIRQLMGECMAMKGQGILTVQPFHGMAKLYEQLSAFFNLVVVFAVGPGHEAGQPKLTGDRGNQGGFGPCLALSRELYETLDGHRAIAGKVLEHYELCRHASSLGVPIRNRLGDKGVSFRMYPDGLLALANGWAKGFAAGAARTGTSRLLGVALWLSGAATSASMVLQYGAEGWGAELLLALAAYLLFALQLRGWLGRAGSFHPLTAWLYPIPLAFYMLLFLYSWLRIFILRKVSWKGRSLHMGNGRDQP; encoded by the coding sequence ATGATCCTGCAGTCCGCTATTGTGCTGATGGGTTTATTATGCGGCGTACTGCTCATGCGCGGTTTTGTACGGCTCGGTGCCGGCGGAAGGGGTAGTCCTGAGGAGCTGGACACGGGGGCCGCGCGGGTAACGGTCATTATTCCCGCCCGGGATGAGGAAGGCAATATTCCGCGGCTGCTGGAATCGCTGCGACAACAATCGAGACCTCCTGATGAAGTGATTGTGGTCGATGATGGCTCTAGTGATCGGACGGCGGAGCTGGCTGCCGGCATGGGAGCCACAGTGCTTCAGCCTGAGGAGCCTCCCGCAGGCTGGGCGGGGAAAAGCTGGGCTTGCTGGAGCGGGGCGAAGGCGGCGCGGGGCGACTATTTTATTTTTTTGGACGCAGACACCGCTCTTGGCGAAGACGGCATTCGTCAGCTTATGGGGGAATGTATGGCGATGAAGGGCCAGGGGATTCTCACCGTGCAGCCCTTCCACGGCATGGCGAAGCTCTATGAGCAGCTATCCGCTTTTTTCAACCTTGTTGTCGTGTTTGCGGTGGGACCCGGCCATGAAGCTGGTCAACCGAAGCTTACGGGAGATAGGGGGAATCAAGGCGGCTTTGGTCCTTGTCTTGCGCTGTCCAGGGAGCTGTATGAAACGTTGGATGGACATCGCGCAATCGCCGGCAAAGTGCTGGAGCATTATGAGCTCTGCCGGCACGCTTCCTCGCTTGGGGTGCCCATACGGAACAGGCTGGGAGACAAGGGCGTCTCTTTCCGCATGTATCCGGACGGACTGCTGGCGCTGGCGAACGGCTGGGCCAAGGGTTTTGCCGCAGGAGCGGCACGCACCGGCACGTCCCGGCTGCTGGGGGTCGCTCTCTGGCTGTCTGGCGCCGCGACAAGCGCCAGCATGGTGCTTCAGTATGGGGCTGAAGGATGGGGGGCAGAGCTGCTTCTTGCGCTTGCGGCTTATCTATTATTCGCGCTGCAGCTGAGGGGATGGCTAGGCAGAGCAGGGAGCTTTCACCCTCTGACGGCTTGGCTGTACCCCATTCCGCTAGCCTTCTATATGCTGCTGTTTCTCTATTCATGGCTTCGTATTTTTATCCTTCGTAAGGTGTCTTGGAAGGGACGGTCGCTGCACATGGGGAATGGGCGTGATCAGCCTTGA
- a CDS encoding MerR family transcriptional regulator produces MYTIKQVSDMLGIPAVTIRAWENRYQAVVPNRTESGYRLYGADQVEELKWLKDQVDHKGLSIRQAVQLLEQHRNRRGTAAPGHAYQRPEPALTEGHQEHLDQLYDLLIRFRTEEAHNLVELGFTMFGYEAMVYKVLVHLMVRVGDAWEQGIVSVAQEHYVTQFVIQHCFRFFNVFPINPALPKAVSFCPPGEQHHAGLLMFSLFLRKRGLEVLYLGPDTPEDGLRSIFNSENIDLVCLSLTDRKLQGQTLTFIDRLVNGMTQLEIVLGGHGFEGAPEPYASWLLPPAMEAWEQWLNERLKAVH; encoded by the coding sequence ATGTACACGATCAAACAAGTGTCCGACATGCTGGGTATTCCAGCTGTAACGATTCGCGCGTGGGAGAATCGTTATCAGGCTGTCGTTCCCAATCGAACGGAATCCGGTTATCGGCTTTACGGCGCCGATCAGGTTGAGGAATTAAAGTGGCTCAAGGATCAAGTCGATCACAAGGGTCTATCCATTCGCCAAGCTGTTCAGCTGCTGGAGCAGCATCGCAATCGAAGAGGGACTGCCGCACCGGGCCATGCCTATCAACGGCCTGAGCCCGCTTTGACGGAGGGGCATCAGGAGCATCTGGACCAGCTGTACGATCTCCTCATCCGGTTCCGGACAGAGGAGGCTCACAATCTAGTTGAATTAGGTTTTACGATGTTCGGTTACGAGGCTATGGTGTATAAGGTGCTCGTGCATCTGATGGTACGTGTTGGCGACGCCTGGGAGCAAGGCATCGTGTCGGTTGCGCAGGAGCATTATGTCACGCAATTTGTCATTCAGCATTGTTTTCGTTTTTTTAACGTATTCCCGATTAACCCCGCTCTGCCTAAGGCCGTATCCTTCTGCCCGCCCGGTGAGCAGCATCATGCGGGACTGCTTATGTTTTCGCTTTTTCTTCGGAAAAGAGGGCTTGAGGTGCTTTATCTGGGTCCCGATACGCCGGAGGACGGGCTGCGCTCGATTTTCAACTCGGAGAACATCGATCTGGTATGCCTTTCGTTGACTGACCGCAAGCTGCAGGGGCAGACGCTGACGTTCATCGACAGACTTGTTAATGGCATGACCCAGCTGGAAATTGTGCTGGGCGGACATGGCTTCGAGGGTGCGCCCGAGCCCTACGCGTCCTGGCTGCTGCCCCCTGCTATGGAGGCGTGGGAGCAATGGTTGAACGAAAGGCTGAAGGCGGTTCATTAG
- a CDS encoding phytoene desaturase family protein — protein sequence MSKRAAFVGGGVGAMTTALLLTRQGYQVTIYEKSARLGGRLAFQEGQGYKIDQGPTIVLLPDMLLDILEEAGIERSRLPLLACDPMYNIHYSEGTVLRKHRSVERMAEELERVFPGEAAGFRRYMEETRELFLQGKRSFLDQAFTRKKDFYTWRNLSLLMKFKAYKSARYYASRYFKDERLLDAYSLQTLYIGGVPERSPALYTLLPYAEHEYGVWYLKGGYASLVDLLREELERRGVEIRTNTAVERLQVKDGRCKGVRVMGCEEAFDTVIYNGDFPHLHSLLPGESKPPARRYEPSTGCTLLYLGLGRRYEHAAAHQFFLPPSLSDSLREMSESGMPPEKPSYYIFYPTAIDPEAAPEGGSVMYVLIPSPPQGSFNWKEGAAALAERVLADAERRAFPGLREAVQWQDIRTPEDAAADGLYRGGSFGIAPTLKQSAVFRPQIVPYEEIKGLYAVGASIHPGGGIPIVMQGARLLANQLAKESCSHVDRRISRELREDDSPRILHIP from the coding sequence ATGAGCAAGAGAGCCGCGTTTGTCGGAGGCGGCGTAGGGGCAATGACCACGGCGCTTCTGCTGACCCGTCAGGGCTATCAGGTCACCATTTACGAGAAATCGGCACGACTTGGCGGGCGATTGGCATTCCAGGAGGGACAAGGCTATAAGATAGATCAAGGGCCGACCATCGTGCTGCTGCCTGACATGCTGCTGGACATACTGGAGGAAGCGGGCATCGAGCGTTCACGGCTTCCGCTTCTGGCCTGCGATCCCATGTATAATATCCATTATTCTGAAGGGACGGTGCTGCGCAAGCATCGAAGCGTCGAGCGCATGGCGGAGGAGCTGGAGCGAGTATTCCCAGGCGAAGCGGCAGGGTTCCGACGTTACATGGAGGAGACAAGAGAGCTGTTCCTGCAGGGGAAGCGCTCATTTCTGGATCAGGCCTTTACCCGGAAAAAGGATTTCTACACCTGGCGCAACCTCTCGCTGCTGATGAAATTCAAAGCGTATAAGAGCGCCAGGTATTATGCCTCCCGCTATTTCAAGGATGAACGCCTGTTGGATGCTTATTCCCTTCAGACCTTGTATATCGGCGGCGTGCCTGAACGCTCCCCAGCCTTGTATACGCTTCTGCCGTACGCGGAGCATGAATATGGCGTCTGGTACCTGAAGGGCGGCTATGCTTCACTTGTTGACCTGCTGCGAGAGGAGCTGGAGCGCAGAGGGGTTGAGATTCGGACGAATACAGCCGTTGAGAGACTGCAAGTGAAGGATGGCCGCTGCAAGGGCGTTAGGGTGATGGGCTGCGAGGAGGCTTTCGACACCGTTATCTACAATGGAGACTTTCCGCACTTGCACAGCTTGCTTCCGGGTGAGAGCAAGCCTCCCGCGAGACGTTATGAGCCCTCTACGGGCTGCACGCTGCTCTATCTGGGCTTGGGAAGGCGTTATGAGCATGCGGCTGCGCACCAGTTTTTTCTTCCTCCGTCGCTGTCCGACAGCCTGCGAGAGATGAGTGAAAGCGGCATGCCGCCGGAGAAGCCTTCCTATTATATCTTTTATCCCACTGCTATTGATCCCGAAGCGGCGCCGGAAGGGGGAAGCGTCATGTATGTACTGATTCCGTCGCCTCCCCAAGGCTCCTTCAACTGGAAGGAAGGCGCGGCGGCGCTTGCGGAGCGCGTTCTTGCCGATGCAGAGCGCCGAGCGTTCCCTGGTCTGCGAGAGGCTGTTCAATGGCAGGACATTCGCACGCCCGAGGACGCCGCTGCGGACGGCTTGTACCGGGGAGGCAGCTTTGGCATTGCGCCAACCTTGAAGCAGTCAGCCGTATTCCGTCCACAGATTGTACCGTATGAAGAAATCAAGGGCCTGTACGCGGTAGGCGCCTCTATCCATCCCGGTGGAGGCATTCCCATCGTCATGCAAGGCGCCAGGCTGCTGGCAAACCAATTGGCAAAGGAGAGTTGTTCGCATGTTGACCGCCGAATATCTCGCGAGCTGCGAGAAGATGATTCGCCAAGGATCCTCCACATTCCATAA
- a CDS encoding carotenoid biosynthesis protein, with protein MSIRYLFWFWYAVGLLMMLTTGVPEWLAFSNGLFLLFYALYALEIEAGLGEPRGRRLTRAAWVAGITFLVEYIGVSTGFPFGEYAYTPVLGWAVGGVPLAIACAWVGVIMNAVVLSEQSSRWRRAVMVGLWVVVFDLVLDPVAYAKDFWIWEHTGGYFGVPATNFVSWFVIAFVASLAFPVRSAPYPVRRSSARLLQGMLLMFGLLGLKEGIPAALFIAIGGAVAAEGVLRFDLARAKRKVHPSVRVL; from the coding sequence ATGAGCATTCGTTATTTGTTCTGGTTCTGGTACGCGGTAGGGCTCCTCATGATGCTGACGACAGGCGTGCCGGAGTGGCTGGCGTTCTCCAACGGGCTCTTTCTGTTGTTCTATGCGCTCTACGCGCTGGAGATTGAAGCGGGGCTCGGAGAGCCGCGCGGAAGAAGGCTGACTCGCGCCGCGTGGGTAGCCGGCATTACGTTTCTAGTTGAATATATTGGGGTGTCTACAGGCTTCCCGTTTGGCGAATATGCTTATACGCCAGTGCTTGGTTGGGCCGTAGGAGGGGTTCCCTTAGCCATTGCCTGCGCCTGGGTCGGCGTTATCATGAACGCAGTTGTCCTCTCGGAGCAAAGCTCCCGATGGAGACGCGCCGTTATGGTTGGATTATGGGTAGTGGTGTTCGATCTGGTGCTGGACCCTGTTGCTTACGCCAAGGATTTCTGGATATGGGAGCACACAGGCGGTTACTTTGGAGTGCCTGCGACGAATTTCGTCAGCTGGTTCGTCATTGCGTTTGTTGCGTCTCTTGCCTTCCCGGTTCGCTCTGCGCCGTATCCCGTTCGCCGGAGCTCCGCAAGGCTGCTCCAGGGCATGCTGCTTATGTTCGGCTTGCTTGGACTGAAGGAGGGCATACCCGCAGCCTTATTCATTGCGATCGGAGGCGCTGTTGCCGCGGAAGGGGTGCTGCGATTTGATCTTGCCCGAGCGAAGCGAAAGGTTCATCCGTCTGTTCGCGTTTTATAA
- a CDS encoding phytoene/squalene synthase family protein encodes MLTAEYLASCEKMIRQGSSTFHKAFGYLPSPRREAVFVIYAFCRMIDDSVDEPDRSPYTIDELEELFTSLETASGHFIWPSLRWLFESFPVTKTPFLRQMEGQRKDLILTQYDSLEQLEQYCYLVAGTVGEMLLPVLHDAPDQAVSEAGISLGKALQIVNIVRDIGEDKGRGRRYVPLQWMEDSGYTLRDFEQGTVNDAFRSLIDRLERLAREWLEQGLHGIESYPASSGFSVELAARYYAAILDEVKAMDYAVYRKRAYVGSFAKLRLYRAMKRKYSEEGGAESGGAVSAL; translated from the coding sequence ATGTTGACCGCCGAATATCTCGCGAGCTGCGAGAAGATGATTCGCCAAGGATCCTCCACATTCCATAAAGCGTTCGGGTATTTGCCAAGTCCAAGAAGGGAAGCCGTCTTCGTCATCTACGCATTCTGCAGAATGATCGATGATTCCGTAGACGAGCCGGATCGTTCCCCTTACACCATTGACGAGCTTGAGGAACTGTTCACCTCCTTGGAGACCGCCTCCGGACACTTCATCTGGCCGTCGCTTCGTTGGCTGTTCGAAAGCTTTCCCGTTACGAAGACGCCCTTCCTTCGGCAGATGGAGGGCCAGCGCAAGGATTTGATCCTTACCCAATACGATTCCTTGGAGCAGCTGGAGCAATATTGTTATCTGGTGGCGGGCACCGTCGGCGAAATGCTGCTGCCTGTACTGCATGACGCGCCTGACCAGGCTGTGTCGGAAGCTGGCATCTCGCTTGGCAAAGCGCTGCAGATTGTGAACATTGTACGGGATATTGGAGAAGACAAGGGGCGAGGCCGGCGCTACGTTCCGCTGCAGTGGATGGAGGACTCCGGCTACACGCTGCGCGATTTCGAGCAAGGAACGGTTAATGATGCATTCCGTTCGCTGATTGATCGGCTGGAGCGGCTTGCAAGGGAATGGCTGGAGCAAGGGCTGCATGGCATCGAATCTTATCCGGCGTCCAGCGGCTTCTCCGTAGAGCTTGCGGCTAGGTATTATGCGGCGATTCTGGACGAAGTGAAAGCGATGGATTATGCCGTATACCGCAAGCGGGCTTATGTGGGGTCTTTTGCCAAGCTTAGATTGTACCGGGCTATGAAGCGCAAATACAGCGAGGAAGGCGGCGCCGAGTCGGGCGGAGCTGTATCGGCGTTATGA
- a CDS encoding glycosyl-4,4'-diaponeurosporenoate acyltransferase, producing the protein MLQLPAYGVWLANIGGWLVIQLGLSYLFARMPAHWFQRPDVVSPSEVAFYERTLRIRLWKDKLPDGGGLFKGGFPKKRLLSRKPEYLRTFAAETKRGEWNHWCAMVPAPLFFIWNEALAGLIIMLYAFGANAPFVAVLRYNRYRLQLMLRSIAE; encoded by the coding sequence ATGCTTCAGCTTCCGGCTTATGGTGTATGGCTTGCGAATATAGGGGGCTGGCTTGTTATTCAGCTGGGGCTGTCGTACCTGTTCGCCCGCATGCCCGCGCATTGGTTTCAGCGGCCTGACGTTGTATCCCCGAGCGAGGTTGCCTTCTACGAGCGAACGCTTCGTATTCGCCTCTGGAAGGATAAGCTGCCGGATGGCGGAGGGCTGTTCAAGGGTGGCTTTCCCAAGAAGCGCCTCCTGAGCCGCAAGCCCGAATACCTGCGGACATTCGCTGCGGAGACGAAGCGAGGGGAGTGGAATCATTGGTGCGCGATGGTGCCGGCGCCCTTGTTCTTCATCTGGAATGAGGCGCTCGCCGGCCTGATCATCATGCTCTATGCCTTTGGCGCCAACGCTCCATTTGTTGCGGTATTGCGTTATAACCGCTATCGGCTGCAGCTTATGCTGCGCAGCATAGCGGAATAG
- a CDS encoding phytoene desaturase family protein yields the protein MNKSKVAVIGAGPGGLAAAMLLSGQGYEVDVYEKQPFIGGRTSRLQLGDYQFDRGPTFFMMPHLLEELFQSVGRSLHDYVELKRLDPLYRLRFGEVDFCPTTDREEMAERVERLFPGNADGYRRFMKEESEKFRRVSPLLQRPFAKPSDYLAREVFAALPKLHATDTVYNRLSRYFKDERLIYAFTFQAKYLGMSPWECPGTFTMLSYLEHEFGLFHPIGGVNRVCEAMAEVITSFGGRVHTSAGVRRVLTKSGKAVGIELGNGERFSYDHVVINADFATAMNTLFEPGQLKKYTPEKLAAKKYSCSTYMLYLGVDRKVSLPQHTILFADDYRRNVHDIMTAQTLSKDASVYLHHPGAADATLAPEGKSALYALMPVPNLSGKVDWEQQEEEARAIVMEKLEQLPELKGLSSDIEVESALTPIGWRDSFGVYRGATFNLAHTLDQMMMLRPHNRFQEAANCWLVGGGTHPGSGLPTIFESARISVGLLMEQDRKASLRSGKGFGLSRLKREKEAVL from the coding sequence ATGAACAAAAGCAAAGTCGCTGTTATAGGAGCTGGGCCAGGCGGACTTGCTGCTGCCATGCTGCTAAGCGGCCAAGGCTACGAGGTAGACGTCTACGAGAAGCAGCCGTTTATTGGAGGCCGGACTTCGCGTCTGCAGCTGGGCGACTATCAGTTCGACCGCGGGCCTACCTTTTTTATGATGCCGCATTTGTTGGAGGAGCTGTTCCAGAGTGTGGGGCGCTCGCTGCACGACTATGTAGAATTGAAGCGTCTGGACCCGTTGTATCGGCTTCGCTTCGGAGAGGTCGACTTCTGCCCCACCACAGATCGCGAAGAGATGGCGGAGAGGGTGGAGCGTCTGTTCCCGGGAAACGCGGACGGCTACCGGCGATTCATGAAGGAGGAGAGCGAGAAATTCAGGCGGGTATCGCCGCTGCTCCAGCGCCCCTTCGCCAAGCCTTCGGATTATTTGGCTCGCGAGGTGTTCGCCGCACTGCCCAAGCTGCACGCGACGGACACGGTATACAATCGATTGTCCCGGTATTTCAAGGACGAAAGATTAATTTACGCCTTTACGTTCCAGGCCAAATATTTGGGCATGTCCCCTTGGGAGTGTCCCGGCACATTTACCATGCTGTCCTATCTGGAGCATGAATTCGGATTGTTCCACCCTATCGGCGGCGTAAATCGGGTTTGCGAAGCCATGGCGGAGGTGATAACAAGCTTCGGCGGCCGCGTTCACACCTCTGCTGGCGTTCGGCGCGTATTGACGAAGAGCGGCAAGGCCGTCGGCATTGAGCTTGGCAACGGGGAGCGTTTCAGCTATGACCATGTTGTGATTAATGCGGATTTCGCTACTGCGATGAATACGTTGTTCGAGCCCGGCCAGCTGAAGAAATATACGCCAGAGAAGCTTGCCGCCAAAAAATATTCCTGCTCCACCTACATGCTCTATCTGGGTGTGGACAGGAAGGTGTCGCTGCCTCAGCATACCATTCTGTTCGCAGATGATTACCGGCGCAACGTGCACGATATCATGACGGCCCAAACCTTGTCCAAGGATGCGTCGGTCTATCTGCATCACCCCGGCGCTGCGGATGCCACGCTTGCTCCAGAAGGGAAAAGCGCATTATATGCCCTGATGCCCGTACCGAACTTATCGGGGAAGGTAGACTGGGAGCAGCAGGAGGAGGAAGCTCGCGCGATTGTCATGGAGAAGCTGGAGCAGCTGCCGGAGCTGAAGGGCCTCTCCTCCGATATCGAGGTAGAATCCGCATTAACGCCTATCGGTTGGAGGGATTCATTCGGCGTTTATCGCGGCGCAACCTTCAATCTGGCCCATACCTTGGATCAAATGATGATGTTAAGGCCGCATAACCGGTTCCAGGAAGCCGCCAATTGCTGGCTGGTCGGCGGAGGGACGCATCCCGGCAGCGGGCTGCCCACCATTTTCGAATCGGCTCGCATTAGTGTAGGCCTGCTGATGGAGCAGGACAGGAAGGCATCGCTGCGATCCGGCAAGGGCTTTGGGCTGAGCAGGCTGAAGCGGGAGAAGGAGGCAGTCCTATGA
- a CDS encoding phytoene desaturase family protein, translating to MNKVIVIGAGIGGLSTAIRLTALGYKVTVVEQQPSAGGKLQRVEEGGYRFDRGPSTITMPQAFQRVFESAGKRMEDYLDLTRLEPGTRNVFADGTVVDFTSDRSAMEEQIAVFSPKDALAYRSFMAESKELFDISDRLFLNHLLTDWRSKADPRLLAGLLRVRPLTSLHRLLRRYFQHPNTLAMFGRYATYVGSSPRQAPAIFAMLPHLEQQLGVYHVKGGTYRLVEALRTLALELGVDFRYGVKVTAIRSNGRRVVGVGTQEGELAADIVVANGDLLSISQELLPGKERPSMPDRKIQAMEPSLSGFVVLAGVRRKYKKQLLQHTVFFPEYYELEFEHIFHQQKPPADPAVYVCHSGYSEPGMSPEGGSNLFLLANAPYTGGGHSWQGFEKLYAKRLLKTLERRGLEGLTEGLEVMQTYTPEQLQRDTSAYRGAIYGISSNSARQTFFRPSNRGDLSGLWFVGGTTHPGGGTPLVALSGLLVADEIAKRAY from the coding sequence ATGAACAAGGTTATTGTTATTGGCGCCGGCATAGGCGGGCTGTCCACTGCCATTCGTCTGACTGCTCTGGGGTATAAGGTTACGGTAGTGGAACAGCAGCCTTCCGCCGGCGGCAAGCTTCAACGCGTTGAGGAGGGCGGCTACCGATTCGATCGAGGTCCCAGTACGATTACGATGCCTCAGGCATTTCAGCGGGTATTCGAATCTGCGGGGAAGCGAATGGAGGACTATTTGGACCTAACTCGTCTGGAGCCTGGCACAAGAAACGTATTCGCTGATGGGACCGTTGTGGATTTCACCAGTGATCGTTCTGCCATGGAGGAGCAGATCGCTGTGTTCAGTCCCAAGGACGCGCTGGCTTATCGCTCCTTCATGGCGGAATCCAAGGAGCTGTTCGACATCTCGGACCGCTTGTTTCTGAATCATCTTCTTACGGACTGGAGAAGCAAGGCGGACCCTCGTCTCTTGGCGGGGCTGCTAAGGGTCAGGCCGCTTACATCGCTTCATCGTCTGCTTCGCCGGTATTTCCAGCATCCCAACACGCTGGCCATGTTCGGCCGATATGCGACGTACGTCGGTTCTTCGCCCCGCCAGGCGCCGGCGATCTTCGCCATGCTTCCGCATTTGGAGCAGCAGCTTGGGGTGTATCATGTGAAGGGCGGCACGTATCGTCTTGTTGAGGCGTTGCGGACGCTTGCGCTGGAGCTGGGCGTGGACTTTCGGTACGGGGTGAAGGTGACGGCGATACGGTCGAACGGCCGAAGGGTTGTCGGGGTCGGCACGCAGGAAGGGGAGCTTGCCGCTGATATCGTTGTGGCCAACGGCGACCTGCTGTCCATCTCGCAGGAGCTCCTGCCCGGGAAGGAGCGGCCCTCTATGCCTGACCGGAAAATTCAGGCTATGGAGCCTTCCCTCTCCGGCTTCGTTGTGCTGGCAGGGGTGCGCCGAAAGTATAAGAAGCAGCTGCTGCAGCATACGGTATTTTTCCCTGAGTATTACGAACTGGAATTCGAACACATTTTCCATCAGCAAAAACCGCCCGCCGATCCTGCTGTTTATGTTTGTCATTCCGGCTATTCGGAGCCGGGCATGAGCCCGGAGGGGGGGAGCAATCTGTTCCTCCTGGCGAATGCGCCCTATACTGGCGGCGGCCATTCGTGGCAAGGCTTTGAGAAGCTGTACGCGAAGCGTCTGCTGAAGACGTTGGAGCGCCGCGGGCTGGAGGGCCTGACGGAGGGGCTGGAGGTCATGCAGACCTATACGCCGGAGCAGCTGCAGAGGGATACCTCGGCTTATCGAGGCGCGATCTACGGCATTTCCTCCAATTCTGCGCGGCAAACGTTTTTCCGGCCGTCGAATCGTGGCGATCTCAGCGGCCTTTGGTTTGTGGGCGGGACCACACATCCAGGCGGCGGAACTCCGCTGGTGGCACTGTCAGGGCTGTTGGTCGCAGATGAGATAGCCAAGCGGGCGTATTGA
- a CDS encoding lysophospholipid acyltransferase family protein — protein sequence MILPERSERFIRLFAFYNDKYLLPKHLHAVAVQGSLVPETSNGPSLYIMNHSSWWDGLLAFYAFTNLSAPGQEHYIMMDEKQLSKFRFFRKLGAFSVDKTSLRGVLESLDFAEKLLRAGHHVWIYPQGDIRHQEARPMSFQSGVGYLLERCGNAIVKPVTVYYALGQEQKPIATLCFGKERSEDWAGMGRRGATEGLRLCLERQLDEHRASSIAADGGVMNGYRVMVRGSGSTSERFDGFKRRMGRWFSFFGS from the coding sequence TTGATCTTGCCCGAGCGAAGCGAAAGGTTCATCCGTCTGTTCGCGTTTTATAATGATAAATATTTGCTGCCCAAGCATTTGCATGCGGTGGCCGTTCAAGGCTCATTGGTTCCAGAGACCTCGAACGGTCCGTCGCTATATATCATGAACCACAGCTCATGGTGGGACGGTCTGCTTGCTTTCTATGCCTTCACCAATCTATCCGCTCCTGGACAGGAGCATTATATTATGATGGATGAAAAGCAGCTCTCGAAATTTCGTTTTTTCCGCAAGCTGGGCGCGTTTTCGGTGGACAAAACCTCTCTCAGGGGTGTGCTGGAGTCGCTTGACTTCGCGGAGAAGCTGCTGCGTGCCGGACATCATGTGTGGATATATCCGCAAGGAGACATCCGGCATCAGGAGGCGCGTCCGATGAGCTTTCAATCCGGTGTGGGCTACTTGCTGGAGCGCTGCGGGAACGCCATAGTGAAGCCGGTGACGGTATATTATGCGCTTGGACAGGAGCAGAAGCCGATCGCAACTTTATGCTTCGGCAAGGAGCGGTCGGAGGACTGGGCTGGAATGGGGAGGAGAGGCGCGACCGAGGGGCTCCGGCTATGCTTGGAGCGCCAGCTGGATGAGCATCGTGCCAGCTCCATTGCCGCAGACGGCGGAGTCATGAACGGCTATCGCGTCATGGTTCGGGGGAGCGGCTCGACCAGTGAGCGCTTCGACGGCTTCAAGAGGAGGATGGGGCGATGGTTTTCTTTTTTTGGCTCATAG